In the genome of Hydractinia symbiolongicarpus strain clone_291-10 chromosome 5, HSymV2.1, whole genome shotgun sequence, one region contains:
- the LOC130644872 gene encoding kelch-like protein diablo codes for MATESDLDLDEWDDVLGVEAEKDFVKPNGQKVKSDALGEEEDDEGWNDVIAIEVLENYCSNLMKQMECFRKEGVLCDAVIVVDDRDLPVHKNVLSAISPFFKNIFSRLTEPDDNRITLRNLTGQIMDDILHFSYTGEVCIHDGNVRQLVATANFLQLQSLKDMAIAYLEQKLSPASAVEILLLADKHNCGTLVQSAEKIISDNFVIVSKTDGFKKLTFEMMHQLVQSEDIRVMKEEEVFEAVMLWVKSDYGDRTDKEKQLPDLLQEIRLPLMSPSFLAEVVEKEQLIRNNKLCYEIITEGKNYHLPNADRSLVDSKLTRPRKFMGVVWSVLCVGGWQEDKPTKDVFAYLTSSFKWFPLTPLPKARYSHSVVSCDGFVYVLGGRDESTQLLSSVFRFDPSGNKWQAVASLPYQVAGLGVCVFGGQIYVVGGLASVGSIDIVLRYSARNNVWQRVANLNCPRGATSIVCDEKFMYALGGMRKSGSGLNASWEYLNTVEVFQRESNTWTYGLEMLSKRAHASAVYMNQKIYLVGGQGELLGISKGMDVYNTITREWSSTPYLGIPRSMSGIAVSENKFFVIGGITREGDCVNTAETYDTMKDRWTKIASLPISTGAFQCCTIQLRLAVLQGMTTSLSE; via the coding sequence ATGGCGACGGAAAGCGACTTGGATCTTGATGAGTGGGATGATGTTCTCGGGGTAGAGGCAGAAAAAGATTTTGTCAAGCCAAATGGACAGAAAGTTAAGAGTGACGCTCTGGGAGAAGAGGAAGATGATGAAGGATGGAACGATGTTATTGCTATCGAAGTATTAGAAAATTATTGTAGCAATTTGATGAAACAAATGGAATGTTTTCGTAAAGAAGGGGTGTTGTGTGATGCAGTAATAGTAGTTGATGACAGAGACTTACCAGTCCATAAGAATGTCCTTTCTGCAAttagtcctttttttaaaaatatattttcacggTTAACTGAACCTGATGACAACAGAATAACATTGAGAAATCTTACTGGACAAATCATGGATGATATTTTACACTTTTCTTACACTGGTGAAGTTTGTATACATGATGGCAATGTGCGACAACTTGTTGCTACGGCAAATTTTCTTCAGCTTCAAAGTTTAAAAGACATGGCAATAGCTTATTTAGAACAAAAACTAAGTCCAGCCAGTGCGGTTGAAATTTTGTTGTTGGCTGATAAACATAACTGTGGAACATTGGTTCAATCGGCAGAAAAAATTATTAGTGATAACTTTGTTATCGTATCAAAAACTGATGGATTCAAAAAGTTAACTTTCGAAATGATGCATCAACTAGTACAAAGCGAAGATATCCGTGTTATGAAAGAAGAAGAAGTTTTTGAAGCAGTGATGTTATGGGTTAAATCAGATTATGGTGATAGAACCGATAAAGAAAAGCAGTTACCTGATCTACTTCAAGAAATACGTTTACCATTGATGTCACCTTCTTTTTTGGCAGAAGTTGTTGAAAAAGAACAGTTAATACGAAACAATAAATTGTGTTATGAAATTATAACAGAAggaaaaaattatcatttaccTAATGCAGATCGTTCATTAGTGGATAGTAAATTAACACGACCACGAAAGTTTATGGGTGTTGTTTGGAGTGTACTGTGTGTTGGAGGATGGCAAGAGGACAAGCCAACGAAGGATGTTTTCGCATACCTTACATCAAGTTTTAAATGGTTTCCTTTAACACCACTTCCCAAAGCTAGATACAGTCATTCTGTTGTGTCCTGTGATGGTTTTGTTTACGTTTTAGGCGGAAGAGATGAATCAACTCAATTATTATCTTCTGTTTTTCGATTTGACCCATCTGGTAATAAATGGCAAGCTGTTGCATCCCTGCCATACCAAGTAGCAGGTCTTGGTGTTTGTGTGTTTGGAGGTCAAATTTATGTTGTAGGTGGATTAGCAAGCGTTGGCTCTATTGACATAGTACTAAGATATAGTGCACGTAACAATGTGTGGCAACGTGTTGCCAACTTAAATTGCCCACGTGGTGCCACATCTATTGTCTGCGATGAAAAATTTATGTACGCTCTTGGAGGAATGCGTAAAAGTGGATCCGGTCTAAATGCGTCATGGGAATACCTGAACACTGTTGAAGTGTTTCAACGAGAGTCGAATACATGGACTTATGGTCTTGAAATGTTGTCAAAACGTGCTCATGCTTCAGCGGTCTACATGaaccaaaaaatttatttggttGGTGGCCAGGGTGAGCTTTTAGGGATCAGTAAGGGCATGGATGTTTATAATACCATTACCCGAGAATGGAGCTCTACACCTTATCTTGGCATTCCAAGATCCATGAGTGGCATTGCTGTTagtgaaaataaattctttGTTATTGGTGGAATCACCAGAGAGGGAGATTGTGTTAACACAGCTGAAACATATGACACAATGAAAGATCGCTGGACAAAAATTGCATCGTTGCCGATATCAACAGGAGCCTTTCAGTGCTGTACGATTCAACTAAGGCTAGCAGTCCTTCAAGGGATGACTACATCCTTATCGGAGTGA